A genomic window from Terrisporobacter glycolicus ATCC 14880 = DSM 1288 includes:
- a CDS encoding SP_1767 family glycosyltransferase — protein sequence MKKTKGILISYLKNKIGNWISVNPNIISNQDTINILNENKYSLSRFGDGEFNIIWGNDIGFQCYNESLANRLKYILKKHNKKILIGIPDSFENLDKFEDEPKKFWEDYMATNKNKIIKLLNMEKMYCDSFITRFYLPYKYKYKSSERILQIKKIWQGRKIVFVEGSLTRMGIGNDLFDNVANIRRILVPVTNAFSLYNDILNECLNIDKDYLFILSIGPTASVLSYDLSEYGYQALDLGHIDLQYEYYLRKCCEKIKIIGKYNNEIDNGDKVEMINDEDYSNQIIKRIGC from the coding sequence ATGAAAAAAACTAAAGGCATTTTAATTAGTTATTTAAAAAATAAAATAGGCAATTGGATTAGTGTAAATCCTAATATAATAAGCAATCAAGACACAATAAATATATTGAATGAAAATAAATATTCTTTATCAAGATTTGGAGATGGTGAGTTTAATATTATCTGGGGAAATGATATTGGATTTCAATGTTATAACGAATCTTTGGCCAATAGATTAAAGTATATTTTAAAAAAACATAATAAAAAAATTTTAATAGGTATTCCAGATAGTTTTGAAAATCTAGATAAGTTTGAAGATGAACCTAAAAAATTTTGGGAAGATTATATGGCCACAAATAAAAATAAAATAATTAAATTATTAAATATGGAAAAAATGTATTGTGATTCATTTATAACTAGATTTTATTTACCATATAAATATAAATATAAAAGCAGTGAACGGATATTGCAAATAAAGAAAATATGGCAAGGTAGAAAAATTGTATTTGTAGAAGGATCATTAACTAGAATGGGGATTGGAAATGATTTATTTGACAATGTAGCTAATATTAGGCGAATTTTAGTTCCTGTCACAAATGCTTTTAGTTTATATAATGATATATTAAATGAATGTTTAAATATTGATAAGGATTATTTATTTATTTTATCAATAGGTCCTACAGCATCGGTGCTTTCATACGATTTGTCTGAATATGGATATCAAGCTTTAGATTTAGGTCATATAGATTTACAATATGAATATTACTTAAGGAAATGTTGTGAAAAAATTAAGATTATAGGAAAGTATAATAATGAAATAGATAATGGTGATAAGGTTGAAATGATAAATGATGAGGATTATAGCAATCAAATAATAAAAAGAATTGGGTGTTAA